The sequence below is a genomic window from Mycobacterium sp. ITM-2016-00316.
ATGACATGCACGTAGCCGCGGGACACCCAGAACTCGGTGTTGCCGGCCTCGATAAAACCCATCGGCGCGCCGAGATCCTGGATCTGGCGGGGGTAGGGAGATGCGGCGATGAGCGCGGGGAAGCGGCCGTGGCCGTCGGGGCGATGTACGTCGGCCATCAGCGAAATGCCGTCGCGCACCGGCACGGCCACGTTGATGTCGTGGCGGATGGCATGCTCCGGCTCGCTGAGATTGCGGAAGGTGCGGCCGGTGGTCTGGGGACCGTTCAAGGTCATGAGTTTCACGCTACGTTGAAACTAGTCTCAACGCAACGTGAAACTCTTGGTAGTGTTCCCGGCATGCCGAAGAAGCCGCCGCCCGGGCCGCGCGACGACCGCGGGGTGCTCTCGGCGCGCATCCTGACCGCCGCTCGCGAGGAGTTCGCCCAGCACGGCTGGGCCGGCACCACCCTGCGTGCGATCGCCCGTGGCGCCGACGTCGACCCGGCGCTGATCTACCACTACTTCGGTTCCAAGGAGGCACTGCTCGACGCCGCGACCACCCCGCCGGCACGCTGGCTGGAGGCCGTCGCCGCCACCTGGGCCACGCCGCCGGCGGAACTGGGCGGGGCGCTGCTGCGGCTCATGCTGGGCGCCTGGGCCGACGACGAGGTAGGGCCGGTACTGCGGGCCATCCTGCTGACCGCGGCGCACGAGGAATCGACGCGGGAGAAGCTGCGCAGGGTCGTGGAAGGCAGCCTGATGGGTGCCTCGCAGGTGGGCGACGACGAGCGGGACCGGCGCATTCGCAGCGGACTGATCTCCTCGCAGATCATGGGACTGGCCATGATGCGCTATGTCTGGCGGGTCGAACCGGTGGCCTCGATGAGCGAGGACGCCCTGGTGGCCGCGATCGCGCCGAACCTGCAGCGCTATGTCGACGGGGACGTGTCCTGACCGGTCGCCGGTGGTGTCTGCACCTCGGGGGCGGCCGCGGCGAGCAGCGCGGCCCGGTCGCCGGTCAACGGCGGATAGATCCGCTCGGTGTTGATGATCGTCTTGGTGGCCTTCGCCGCCGCGCCGGTGGAGCTGACCGTGCGGTCCCAGCCCTCGGTGTACACCGCCCCGGCCGGACCGAGGTCCAGCACCGTCACATACCAGGGGATCCGCAGCGTCAGCAGCGGTGCGCCCACCAGATCACTGATCACGTTGTGGCCGGCGTAGCGGCCCATCGGCCTGCTGTGCTGACACGACATCACCGATGAATGCCCGTCGTCGACCTGCACCACCGCCACATCGCCTGCGGCAAAGACGTCGGGCACCCCCTCGACGCGCAGCAGGCCGTCGACCGGGATGCGGCCCAGCCGGTCCGTGGTGACGGGCAGCTGCGCGGCCAACGGATTCGCCCGCATTCCGGCGCACCAGATGACGGTGGCTGCCGGTATCACCGCGCCCGAGGACAACGTCACCGAGTCGGCGGCCACCGCGGCCACCCCGGTTCCGGTGATTGCTTCGACCCCGCACCGGGTCAGTGCCTCCTCGATGACCGGCCGCGCCGCGGCGCCCATATCGGAGCCGACGGCCCGGTTGTGGTCGATGAGCAGCACCCGGGGCGTCAGTGCAGGCCCGAAATGCGCGGTCAGCCGGGCGGGCAGTTCACACGCCGTTTCGATACCGGTCAGCCCGGCCCCCACCACCGCGACCGTGCCCGCGCCCGGGATGTCGGGTTCCAGCGAGTCCAGGTGCTCGCCCAATCGTGTTGCGCCGTCGTAGGTGTCGACATCGAACGCGAAGTCGCGCAGACCGGGGATGTCCGGCAGCGCCAGTTGGCTGCCGGCGGCCAGCACCAGCCGGTCGTAGTCGACGGCGACGGTGCCGTCCGAAGTGCGTGCGGTGACGGTGTGGCCGTCCGCGTCGATGGCGGTGGCCGTGCCGAGCAGCTGCGAGACACCGGCGGGCGCCAGCAGCCCATCGAGAGGTAGTCGGCACGCACCGAGATCCCGCTCGTAGTTGCGCACCCGGATGTCGTGGTGGGCGGTACGGGACAGCACCGTGATCTCGACGGAGTCCGGTGGCAATCCGAGCTCGTCGATCCGTCGCGCCGCACCCAGGGCGGCCCACAAACCGGCGAATCCCGACCCGATGATGAGAACCTTGCCCACCCAAGCAGGGTGTCACGAATGAGGGTGCCCGTAGACTGGGTAGTCGACGTTTGACCAGAAAGAGGGCGTACCTGCATGAGCGGCCATTCCAAGTGGGCCACCACAAAGCACAAGAAGGCCGTCGTCGACGCCAAGCGCGGCAAGATGTTCGCCAAGCTGATCAAGAACATCGAGGTCGCCGCCCGCACCGGTGGTGGTGACCCGTCGGGCAACCCGACGCTGTATGACGCCATCCAGAAGGCCAAGAAGTCGTCGGTGCCCAACGACAACATCGAGCGCGCCCGCAAGCGCGGTGGCGGCGAAGAAGCCGGCGGCGCCGACTGGCAGAACATCACCTACGAGGGCTACGGGCCCAATGGTGTTGCGGTGCTTATCGAATGCCTCACCGACAACCGCAACCGGGCCGCCGGCGAGGTGCGCGTCGCCATGACCCGCAACGGCGGCAACATGGCCGACCCGGGATCGGTGTCCTATCTGTTCTCCCGCAAGGGTGTCGTCACCCTCGACAAGAACGGCCTCACCGAGGACGACGTGCTCGCCGCCGTGCTGGAAGCCGGCGCCGAGGAGATCAACGACCTCGGCGAGAGCTTCGAGATCATCTCCGAACCCACCGACCTGGTGGCCGTGCGCACCGCGCTCCAGGACGCCGGTATCGACTACGACTCGGCGGACTCCGGGTTCCAGCCGTCGGTCAGCGTGCAGGTGGACCTCGAGGGCGCCCGCAAGGTGCTCAAGCTGATCGACGCGCTCGAAGACAGCGACGACGTGCAGGACGTCTACACCAATATCGACATCCCGGACGACGTCGCGGCTCAGCTCGACGAGGAGTAGTCAGAGAGCTTCCGCGATCGGCGTCCGGCCACCGATGACCTCGAAGGTCCGGCCGGCCGACGCGGGGGAGTCCAGCACCGCCAGCAGTACCGCCGCGACATCGGCGCGTGCGATCTCGCCGCGGCCGGTGGACTCGGCGATCTCGACCGTGCCGGTGCCGGCGTCGTCGGTGAGCCGGCCAGGGCGCACGATGGTGGTGTGCAGACCGCTGCGGCCCCGCACGTTCGCGTCGGCCTCGGACTTTGCCCTGATGTAGGCCAGGTAGACCTCGTCGTACCCGTCGTCGAGGCTGCGGTCATCGGCCGACATCGCCGACACCATCACATACCGGGGCACACCCGCGGCCTCGGCCGCGTCGGCCAGCAGGATCGCCGCGTCCCGATCCACCGTCTGCTTGCGCGCCACACCGCTGCCCGGGCCGGCCCCGGCGGCGAACACCACCGCATCGGCCCCACGCAGCGCTTCGGTGACCTGCTCCACCGTGCTGCTCTCCAGATCCAGCACCACCGCCTGCGCGCCGACCGCCTCCAGATCGGGGCCGTGCGACGGGTTCCGGATCAGTCCGACCGGCGCGTCGCCCCTGGCCGCCAGGAGCTGTTCCAGAATCAACGCGATCTTGCCGTGCCCGCCCGCTATGACCACTCGCATCTCTCCATGGTGGCACGGCAAAATACCGCGGATGGCAGTCGTGACGGACCCCAACGGCACGCAGTGGTCGGTGCACCGGAGCTGGTGGCCGTTCCCCGATGTCGGTGACCTGGCCTTCGACGGGTTGATCGGGCTGCTGCTGGCGGCACCGTTTCTGCTGCTATGGCCGTTCTGGCTACTGGGCAAGATGCTCGGGGTGCGGTGGCGGGTCGTCGTCGAGCGCGAGGGCACGGAGATGGAGGCGCAATTGGTCCGGGGCTGGCGACGCTCCGGCGCGCGCATCGACGAATTGGCGCTGCAGGTGGCCAGGGGCTGGCGCTCCGGGCACTTCGCGATCTGAGGCGTGTCCCTCTCCGATTGTGTCGGGCTCGGCGGCTACGCTATCGAACACGTGTTCTGATCGGTGAAGGGGCTGGCGTGCGGGTAATGGGAGTCGATCCCGGGTTGACGCGCTGCGGGTTGTCGGTGATCGAGACCGGTCGCGGTCGCCATGTCATCGCGCTCGACGTCGACGTCGTGCGGACCCCGGCCGGCGAGGCGTTGGAGCGGCGGCTGCTCACCATCAGTGACACCGTCGAATACTGGATGGACACCCACCGCCCCGACGTGATCGCCATCGAGCGGGTGTTCGCCAACCAGAATGCCAACACCGCGATGGGCACCGCGCAGGCCGGCGGCGTGATCGCGCTGGCCGCCGCCCGCCGCGATATCGATGTGCACTTCCACACCCCCAGCGAGGTCAAGGCCGCGGTCACCGGCAACGGCCGGGCCGACAAGGCGCAGGTCACCACCATGGTCACCAAAATCCTTGGTCTACAACAGAAGCCGACGCCCGCCGACGCCGCGGATGCGCTCGCACTCGCCATCTGCCACTGCTGGAGGGCGCCGATGATCGCCCGGATGGCCGAGGCCGAAGCCAAGGCCGCCGAGCAGAAGAAGCTGTATCAGGCCAAGCTCAAGGAGCAGGCGAAGTTGAAGGCGGTGCGGGCATGATCGCCTCGGTGCGCGGCGAGATCATCGAGATCGCCCTCGATCACGCGGTCGTGGAGGCCGCCGGTGTCGGCTACAAGGTGATGGCCACCCCGTCGACGCTGTCCACGCTGCGCCGCGGCGAGGAGGCCCGGCTGATCACCGCCATGATCGTGCGCGAGGACTCGATGACGTTGTACGGCTTCGCCGACGGTGAATCGCGCGACCTGTTCAGCACGCTGCTGGGGGTCTCCGGTGTCGGCCCGAAGATCGCGCTGGCCACCCTGGCCGTGTACGACGCGAGCTCGCTGCGCCAGGCGCTGGCCGACGGTGATGTCACCGCGTTGACCAGGGTGCCGGGCATCGGAAAGCGCGGCGCCGAGCGGCTGGTGCTGGAACTGCGCGACAAGATCGGTGCGGTGCCCGGCGCCGGCGGTTCGGCAACGGTCACCGGACACGCGGTGCGCATGCCGGTGGTGGAAGCCCTTGTCGGCCTTGGCTTCGCGGTCAAGCAGGCCGAGGAGGCCACCGACAAGGTGCTCGCCGATGATCCGGCGGCCACCACGTCGACCGCGCTGCGCGCGGCACTGTCGATGCTGGGTAAGAAGTAATGGGCCGTTTCGATTCAGAACCCGACGATGACATCGAGGAGCGGGACGTATCGCCGGCGCTGACCGTCGGTGAGGCCGACGTCGACGCCAGCCTGCGGCCGCGCACGCTGGGGGAGTTCATCGGGCAGCACCGGGTGCGCGAACAGCTCCAGCTGGTTCTCAGGGTGCCAAGAACCGGGGCGGCACACCGGATCACATCCTGCTGTCCGGGCCGCCCGGCCTGGGCAAGACCTCACTGGCGATGATCATCGCCGCCGAGCTGAGCTCGGCGCTGCGGGTGACGTCCGGCCCGGCGCTGGAACGCGCCGGGATCTCGCGGCGATGCTGTCCAATCTCGTCGAGGGTGATGTGCTGTTCATCGACGAGATCCACCGCATCGCGCGGCCCGCCGAGGAGATGCTGTATCTGGCGATGGAGGACTTCCGGGTCGACGTCGTGGTCGGCAAAGGCCCTGGGGCGACCTCGATCCCGCTCGACGTGGCACCGTTCACCCTGGTGGGCGCGACCACCCGCTCCGGCGCGCTGACCGGCCCGCTGCGCGACCGCTTCGGTTTCACCGCGCACATGGATTTCTACGAGCCGGCCGATCTGGAACGGGTGCTCCACCGTTCGGCCGGGATCCTCGGGATCGAACTGGAGGCCACCGCCGGCTCCGAGGTCGCCCGCCGCTCCCGAGGCACCCCGCGTATCGCCAACCGGCTGCTGCGCCGGGTCCGCGATTACGCGGAGGTACGTGCCGACGGCATCATCACCCGCGATATCGCCAAGGCGGCGCTGGCGGTCTACGACGTCGACGAACTCGGCCTGGACCGCCTGGACCGTGCGGTGCTCTCCGCCCTGACCCGCAGCTTCGGTGGCG
It includes:
- the ruvA gene encoding Holliday junction branch migration protein RuvA, producing MIASVRGEIIEIALDHAVVEAAGVGYKVMATPSTLSTLRRGEEARLITAMIVREDSMTLYGFADGESRDLFSTLLGVSGVGPKIALATLAVYDASSLRQALADGDVTALTRVPGIGKRGAERLVLELRDKIGAVPGAGGSATVTGHAVRMPVVEALVGLGFAVKQAEEATDKVLADDPAATTSTALRAALSMLGKK
- a CDS encoding YebC/PmpR family DNA-binding transcriptional regulator, whose amino-acid sequence is MSGHSKWATTKHKKAVVDAKRGKMFAKLIKNIEVAARTGGGDPSGNPTLYDAIQKAKKSSVPNDNIERARKRGGGEEAGGADWQNITYEGYGPNGVAVLIECLTDNRNRAAGEVRVAMTRNGGNMADPGSVSYLFSRKGVVTLDKNGLTEDDVLAAVLEAGAEEINDLGESFEIISEPTDLVAVRTALQDAGIDYDSADSGFQPSVSVQVDLEGARKVLKLIDALEDSDDVQDVYTNIDIPDDVAAQLDEE
- a CDS encoding TetR family transcriptional regulator, whose translation is MPKKPPPGPRDDRGVLSARILTAAREEFAQHGWAGTTLRAIARGADVDPALIYHYFGSKEALLDAATTPPARWLEAVAATWATPPAELGGALLRLMLGAWADDEVGPVLRAILLTAAHEESTREKLRRVVEGSLMGASQVGDDERDRRIRSGLISSQIMGLAMMRYVWRVEPVASMSEDALVAAIAPNLQRYVDGDVS
- a CDS encoding NAD(P)/FAD-dependent oxidoreductase, producing the protein MGKVLIIGSGFAGLWAALGAARRIDELGLPPDSVEITVLSRTAHHDIRVRNYERDLGACRLPLDGLLAPAGVSQLLGTATAIDADGHTVTARTSDGTVAVDYDRLVLAAGSQLALPDIPGLRDFAFDVDTYDGATRLGEHLDSLEPDIPGAGTVAVVGAGLTGIETACELPARLTAHFGPALTPRVLLIDHNRAVGSDMGAAARPVIEEALTRCGVEAITGTGVAAVAADSVTLSSGAVIPAATVIWCAGMRANPLAAQLPVTTDRLGRIPVDGLLRVEGVPDVFAAGDVAVVQVDDGHSSVMSCQHSRPMGRYAGHNVISDLVGAPLLTLRIPWYVTVLDLGPAGAVYTEGWDRTVSSTGAAAKATKTIINTERIYPPLTGDRAALLAAAAPEVQTPPATGQDTSPST
- a CDS encoding SDR family oxidoreductase, which translates into the protein MRVVIAGGHGKIALILEQLLAARGDAPVGLIRNPSHGPDLEAVGAQAVVLDLESSTVEQVTEALRGADAVVFAAGAGPGSGVARKQTVDRDAAILLADAAEAAGVPRYVMVSAMSADDRSLDDGYDEVYLAYIRAKSEADANVRGRSGLHTTIVRPGRLTDDAGTGTVEIAESTGRGEIARADVAAVLLAVLDSPASAGRTFEVIGGRTPIAEAL
- the ruvC gene encoding crossover junction endodeoxyribonuclease RuvC, whose product is MRVMGVDPGLTRCGLSVIETGRGRHVIALDVDVVRTPAGEALERRLLTISDTVEYWMDTHRPDVIAIERVFANQNANTAMGTAQAGGVIALAAARRDIDVHFHTPSEVKAAVTGNGRADKAQVTTMVTKILGLQQKPTPADAADALALAICHCWRAPMIARMAEAEAKAAEQKKLYQAKLKEQAKLKAVRA